A DNA window from Callospermophilus lateralis isolate mCalLat2 chromosome X, mCalLat2.hap1, whole genome shotgun sequence contains the following coding sequences:
- the LOC143408251 gene encoding LOW QUALITY PROTEIN: golgin subfamily A member 7 (The sequence of the model RefSeq protein was modified relative to this genomic sequence to represent the inferred CDS: substituted 1 base at 1 genomic stop codon), producing the protein MRPQQALVSGKVFIQGDYSSGTRCQFQTKFPAELENRIDRQQFEETVRTLNNLYAEAEKLGGQSYLEGCLACLTAXTIFLCMETHYEKVLKKVSKYIQEQNEKIYAPQGLLLTDPIERGLQVIEITIYEDRGMSSGR; encoded by the coding sequence ATGAGGCCGCAGCAGGCGCTGGTGTCCGGGAAGGTATTCATTCAAGGAGACTACAGCAGTGGTACACGCTGCCAGTTCCAGACGAAGTTCCCCGCAGAGCTGGAGAACCGGATTGATAGGCAGCAGTTTGAAGagacagttcgaactctaaataaccTTTATGCAGAAGCAGAGAAGCTTGGGGGCCAATCATATCTTGAAGGCTGTTTGGCTTGTTTAACAGCATAGACCATCTTCTTATGTATGGAAACTCATTATGAGAAGGTTCTGAAGAAAGTCTCCAAGTATATTCAAGAACAGAATGAGAAGATATATGCTCCCCAAGGTCTCCTCCTGACAGACCCTATTGAGAGAGGACTTCAAGTTATTGAAATTACCATTTATGAAGACAGAGGCATGAGCAGTGGAAGATAA